The following are encoded together in the Luteolibacter rhizosphaerae genome:
- a CDS encoding M16 family metallopeptidase: MFGRTSLVCLVTLSGLLEARTEGFAEIKSLNGITEYRLESNGLTVLLRPEHSVPAVTFMVTYRIGSRNESYGTTGATHLLEHLMFKGTARHNKEAGNGFDQLLERTGAETNATTWLDRTNYITTLGPQDLPVIVGLEADRMRNLRLREEDRRPEMTVVRNEFDQVENNPMYSLQREIWATAYLAHPYRHSTLGWSSDVENVPIEKLREFYDTYYWPDNATVSVIGDFQPETVLPLIKQHYAEIPKSPKAFPQVYTREPAQTGPRRVEMKRPGELGVVTLAYKSPPATDPDYAPLAVLCELLGEGKNSRFRKALTDAGMTTEVMAGSEFTRDPSLLSITAELTGEAGHAEVEQRIIETIATLLDKGVSEEEVASAIARLDARSTFDRDGSSQIAFALNECIAVGDWTLYHTLNEAVRQVTAAEVNRVARRWLVKDRSTTGWFVPQAPDAEPEGAPALPETHASTPAPPLILPEGPPATVGEAARIAPRISRSRTAGLDLLLCPTGTQDLVILSGSIPFDDPAQQALASFTARLLDRGTSKHDVTQIGTLLDEVGATLEFGVREDSIEFAGRCMKKDLPHVLDLLAGQLREPSFPPEEIEKVRTQMLAETAQSRSDTNSQALLAFSRAAFPDSHPKWEASADETITRLKTLQREDLVRFHRDWIGPAGATLVLAGDLDLPVCRKEVAEAFAGWVGGKVAQAPASAPPLAAAVELKVPIPGKESVSLILGQPSGLRFGDPDYLPLALATSALGQGFTSRLLNTVRDTEGLTYGVQAQLSSRALEDGTWLIAGSFAPDLLERGLGSVRRELGKWHREGLGPVEFAYHQNAMIGRHRVSLATTENLAAVVLATVRRGLPLSWLDEFPAQVAALSPDQVNEVIRRRLDPTRMITVKSGKLP; the protein is encoded by the coding sequence ATGTTCGGCCGCACCTCGCTCGTTTGCCTCGTCACACTCTCCGGCTTGCTCGAAGCCCGCACCGAGGGCTTTGCGGAGATTAAGTCCCTGAATGGAATCACCGAATACCGGCTCGAGTCGAACGGCCTGACAGTTCTGCTGCGGCCGGAGCACTCGGTCCCCGCCGTGACCTTCATGGTCACCTACCGCATCGGCTCGCGGAACGAGAGCTACGGCACCACCGGGGCCACCCACCTGCTGGAGCACCTGATGTTCAAGGGCACCGCCAGGCACAACAAGGAAGCGGGCAATGGCTTCGACCAGCTCCTTGAACGCACCGGTGCGGAAACGAATGCCACCACCTGGCTGGACCGCACCAACTACATCACCACCCTTGGTCCTCAGGACTTGCCGGTCATCGTCGGTTTGGAAGCCGATCGCATGCGCAATCTCCGCCTGCGGGAGGAGGACCGCCGCCCCGAGATGACCGTGGTCCGAAATGAGTTCGATCAGGTTGAGAACAATCCGATGTACTCGCTGCAGCGGGAGATCTGGGCCACCGCCTACCTCGCCCATCCCTATCGCCACAGCACTCTGGGTTGGAGCAGCGATGTGGAGAACGTGCCGATCGAGAAACTCCGGGAATTCTACGATACCTATTACTGGCCGGACAATGCGACGGTCTCCGTCATCGGGGACTTCCAGCCGGAAACAGTGCTCCCGCTGATCAAGCAGCACTATGCGGAGATCCCGAAATCTCCGAAGGCCTTCCCGCAGGTTTATACCCGTGAGCCGGCACAGACCGGCCCGCGCCGCGTTGAGATGAAGCGCCCCGGCGAGCTCGGCGTCGTGACCCTTGCCTACAAATCTCCGCCCGCCACCGATCCGGACTACGCACCCCTGGCCGTGCTTTGCGAGCTGCTCGGCGAGGGTAAGAACAGCCGCTTTCGCAAGGCGCTCACGGATGCCGGCATGACCACCGAAGTCATGGCCGGCTCGGAGTTCACCCGTGATCCATCCTTGCTCTCCATCACGGCGGAACTCACCGGCGAGGCCGGGCATGCGGAGGTGGAGCAGCGGATTATCGAAACGATCGCCACCCTTCTTGATAAGGGTGTGAGTGAGGAAGAGGTCGCTTCCGCCATCGCCCGCTTGGATGCCCGTTCAACCTTTGATCGGGATGGATCGAGCCAGATCGCTTTTGCCCTGAATGAGTGCATCGCCGTCGGCGATTGGACTCTCTATCACACTTTGAATGAAGCCGTCCGCCAGGTGACGGCCGCGGAGGTAAACCGCGTGGCGCGGCGCTGGTTGGTGAAGGACCGCAGCACCACCGGCTGGTTCGTCCCTCAGGCCCCGGATGCGGAACCGGAGGGAGCACCCGCACTTCCGGAGACCCACGCCTCGACGCCCGCACCGCCTTTGATTCTGCCGGAAGGCCCGCCTGCCACCGTCGGGGAGGCGGCACGGATCGCCCCGCGCATCTCGCGCAGTCGCACCGCCGGGTTGGATCTCCTCCTCTGCCCCACCGGCACGCAGGATCTCGTCATCCTGAGCGGAAGCATTCCTTTCGACGATCCCGCGCAACAAGCGCTCGCAAGTTTCACTGCCCGTTTGCTCGATCGCGGCACTTCAAAGCATGACGTCACGCAGATCGGAACTCTGCTCGACGAAGTGGGTGCCACTTTGGAATTCGGGGTAAGGGAGGATTCCATCGAGTTCGCCGGGCGTTGTATGAAAAAGGATCTGCCCCACGTCCTTGATCTGCTGGCCGGGCAACTTCGCGAGCCCAGCTTCCCTCCGGAGGAAATCGAAAAGGTCCGGACCCAGATGCTCGCGGAAACGGCGCAGAGCCGCTCGGACACCAATTCCCAAGCCTTGCTCGCCTTCAGCCGCGCCGCTTTCCCGGACAGCCATCCGAAATGGGAGGCCAGTGCCGATGAGACGATCACCCGACTGAAGACCTTGCAGCGTGAGGACCTCGTTCGCTTTCATCGCGACTGGATTGGCCCCGCCGGCGCCACCCTCGTTTTGGCGGGCGATCTCGATCTCCCCGTCTGCCGGAAGGAAGTGGCGGAAGCCTTCGCGGGTTGGGTCGGAGGCAAGGTGGCGCAAGCTCCCGCTTCGGCTCCTCCGCTCGCTGCTGCCGTGGAATTGAAGGTCCCGATTCCCGGCAAGGAAAGCGTGAGCCTGATTCTCGGTCAGCCCAGCGGCCTCCGTTTTGGCGATCCGGACTACCTCCCGCTCGCGCTGGCCACTTCTGCCTTGGGTCAAGGCTTCACCAGCCGTCTCCTCAATACCGTCCGCGATACCGAAGGGCTGACCTACGGCGTTCAGGCCCAGCTCTCGTCCCGCGCCTTGGAGGATGGCACCTGGCTGATCGCCGGGTCTTTTGCCCCGGATCTTCTCGAACGCGGGCTCGGCTCCGTCCGCCGGGAACTCGGCAAATGGCATCGCGAAGGTTTGGGACCGGTGGAATTCGCCTACCACCAGAATGCCATGATTGGCAGACACCGCGTCAGCCTCGCCACTACGGAGAATCTTGCCGCGGTCGTGCTCGCCACGGTTCGCCGTGGTCTTCCCCTTTCCTGGTTGGACGAATTCCCCGCCCAAGTCGCCGCCCTGAGCCCGGATCAGGTCAATGAGGTGATCCGCCGCCGCCTCGATCCCACCCGCATGATCACGGTGAAAAGCGGCAAACTCCCCTAA
- a CDS encoding alpha/beta hydrolase family protein, with protein MSLLQRTPLIGQARQREMLKSATSFAYSETPEGPLHAHFFTPPGFEPGDKRPLMVFLHGGLWDTAMATQFVPHCLHFAARGAVPVTLETRVFSTHRTGPLDALADLKAFLAWLKSYEHHFGVDHEKVVLAGAAGGAFLALAMTLPKLQKGELPAVYTPAALLLFSSILDSTVRPVVERFPDAATAKRLSPLKAVRRKAPPMMLFHGKKDRVAPFAHVEKFMKSMRWRRNKIELLDFENAEHSFFNFNVSDLHYELSVAAADRFLVDLGILEPAPVIEEGLVDHLD; from the coding sequence ATGAGTCTGCTCCAAAGAACCCCGCTGATCGGCCAAGCCAGGCAGCGGGAGATGCTGAAGTCGGCCACCTCCTTCGCCTATTCCGAAACTCCCGAGGGTCCGCTCCACGCGCACTTCTTCACCCCGCCGGGCTTCGAGCCGGGAGACAAGCGCCCCCTCATGGTCTTCCTTCATGGCGGACTCTGGGATACCGCCATGGCCACCCAGTTCGTCCCGCATTGCCTGCACTTCGCTGCACGCGGTGCCGTGCCTGTGACCTTGGAGACACGCGTCTTCTCCACCCATCGTACCGGCCCGCTGGATGCCCTTGCCGATCTGAAGGCCTTCCTCGCTTGGCTGAAAAGCTACGAACACCATTTCGGTGTGGATCACGAAAAGGTTGTCCTCGCCGGAGCGGCCGGGGGTGCCTTCCTCGCCTTGGCCATGACTCTGCCCAAGCTCCAGAAGGGTGAGTTACCGGCGGTCTATACCCCCGCGGCCCTGCTGCTCTTTAGCTCGATCCTCGACTCCACCGTGAGGCCGGTCGTCGAACGCTTCCCGGATGCCGCCACGGCCAAACGCCTCAGCCCGCTCAAGGCGGTGCGCCGCAAGGCCCCGCCCATGATGCTCTTCCATGGCAAGAAGGACCGCGTCGCCCCCTTCGCTCACGTCGAGAAGTTCATGAAGTCGATGCGCTGGAGGCGGAACAAGATCGAACTCCTCGATTTCGAGAACGCCGAGCACTCCTTCTTCAATTTTAATGTCTCCGATCTCCACTACGAACTCAGCGTCGCGGCTGCGGATCGATTCCTCGTGGATCTCGGCATTCTGGAGCCGGCACCGGTGATCGAGGAAGGCCTCGTCGATCATCTCGACTAG
- a CDS encoding Ig-like domain-containing protein codes for MTPSVAAKTSYDLAPGRVLARFLSLATVLTGLATEVRAAADKTVDLAWNANPETNIAGYRLRYGTASGSYTNTIDVGNSLSATATGLDGGTTYYFTVVAYNTGGQTSPNAGEVSYTVPGTPNIPPVAEGFSLSTLEDVSVAATLSASDADGDPITYSIVSAPSKGTLTGTAPNLTYRPATNAVGTDSFTYRASDGSANSATVTVSIVIEPVNDAPIANSSSISTSEDTNLAFTLAASDPDGTGLTYTILTAPTKGTLTGTPPNLTYRPAANVNGNDSFTFKVSDGVLESGVATVSISIAAVNDVPVATPGSTSTLEDTPVALTLFGSDIEGSNLSYSIVTPPAKGALSGTPPNLTYIPALNSNGADIFVFRVNDGSANSANANVTISVTPVNDAPVASSTSITTSLNNPVPATLSAVDVDGDPLTYTILNQPTQGTLSGTPPNLTYQPGTGNLGSDSFTFRVSDGVLDSGVGTVSISIVPGNAVPTAISQTVNATEDTARSITLGGTDPENSALSYAVVTQPSKGTLSGTPPNLSYTPQLNFNGTDSFTFRVNDGAANSAAATVTINVAAVNDAPVATPRSVTTTLNNSVAVVLAGSDVEGSALTFGIASQPASGTLSGTPPNLTYVPNNNFSGSDSFTFRVNDGTVNSATATVSITITTTNRAPVAQVRSVFTLMNKSLPVVLAGTDADANPLTFRIVSGPTNGVLLGTPPNLTYKPNTSYKGDDRFSYVVNDGILDSAVALVAIDVRGKNTKPSANSSAATSLQNAWVGTPLSGVDPEGDALTFTVVKGPKNGKLVGTSPHLMYMPNYGFKGKDSYTFRASDGLLSSNVATVSIEVVNPNNRAPVITSRTLTTPANKPIVVTLNAHDSDGDPLTYRVLTKPASGKLSGKGSKLTYKPAKGFMGSVSFTYVANDGVTDSAAGTVTINVVNPSTMASSAANSSQKAASKPVDPRLLLTTEPSRPDGLTLTASGGAGDIWVLESSPDLLEWTPIGEVEIGDQGVTTLEMPLPAGKKSEFYRLNSPVK; via the coding sequence ATGACACCTTCGGTCGCCGCCAAAACATCCTACGACCTCGCGCCGGGAAGAGTCCTGGCGCGATTCCTCTCTCTTGCCACCGTTCTGACCGGTCTCGCGACCGAGGTCCGAGCGGCTGCGGACAAGACGGTTGATCTCGCTTGGAACGCCAATCCCGAGACGAACATCGCCGGTTACCGCCTGCGATATGGCACTGCCAGCGGCAGCTATACCAATACGATCGATGTCGGGAATAGCCTTTCGGCCACGGCTACGGGTTTGGACGGCGGGACGACGTATTACTTTACTGTCGTAGCATACAACACGGGAGGGCAGACCAGCCCGAACGCCGGCGAGGTATCTTATACGGTGCCGGGAACGCCGAACATCCCGCCGGTGGCAGAGGGATTCAGCCTCAGCACGCTCGAGGACGTGAGCGTGGCGGCGACGCTCTCGGCAAGCGATGCGGACGGCGATCCGATCACTTACTCGATCGTAAGCGCGCCGAGCAAGGGGACGCTGACCGGGACCGCACCGAATCTGACCTACCGCCCGGCCACCAATGCGGTGGGCACGGATAGCTTCACGTATCGCGCGAGCGACGGATCGGCGAACTCGGCGACCGTGACGGTGAGCATCGTGATCGAGCCGGTGAACGACGCGCCGATCGCGAATTCCTCTTCGATCAGTACCAGCGAGGATACCAATCTGGCCTTCACCCTGGCGGCGTCCGATCCCGATGGCACGGGGCTGACCTATACGATTCTCACTGCTCCGACGAAGGGGACGCTGACGGGGACGCCGCCGAACCTGACCTACCGTCCGGCTGCCAACGTGAACGGCAACGACAGCTTCACCTTCAAGGTGAGCGATGGGGTGCTGGAATCCGGGGTGGCTACGGTCTCGATATCCATCGCCGCGGTGAACGACGTTCCGGTGGCGACGCCGGGGTCCACGTCCACCCTGGAAGATACCCCGGTGGCGCTTACCTTGTTCGGCAGCGATATCGAGGGAAGTAATCTGAGCTATTCGATCGTAACGCCGCCTGCGAAGGGGGCCTTGAGCGGGACGCCGCCGAATCTCACCTACATTCCGGCGCTGAACAGCAACGGGGCCGATATTTTCGTCTTCCGGGTGAATGACGGCAGCGCGAATTCGGCGAATGCGAACGTCACCATTTCGGTGACGCCGGTGAACGATGCACCGGTGGCGAGTTCGACTTCGATCACGACCAGCTTGAACAATCCGGTGCCCGCGACCCTGTCCGCAGTGGACGTGGATGGGGATCCGCTGACCTATACGATTCTCAACCAGCCGACCCAGGGCACGCTGAGTGGCACTCCTCCCAACCTTACCTATCAGCCCGGGACGGGGAACCTGGGCAGCGATAGCTTCACATTCCGAGTGAGCGACGGCGTGCTGGACTCGGGGGTCGGCACGGTGAGTATTTCGATTGTGCCGGGCAATGCGGTTCCGACGGCGATCTCGCAAACGGTGAACGCTACCGAGGATACCGCGAGGTCGATCACGCTTGGCGGGACGGATCCGGAGAATAGCGCGCTTAGCTATGCGGTCGTGACGCAGCCGTCGAAGGGCACCTTGAGCGGGACGCCGCCGAACCTGAGCTACACGCCGCAGCTGAACTTCAACGGTACGGATAGCTTCACCTTCCGGGTAAACGACGGAGCTGCCAATTCGGCGGCGGCAACGGTGACGATCAATGTCGCGGCAGTGAACGATGCTCCGGTGGCGACGCCGCGGAGCGTGACGACGACGCTCAACAACTCGGTGGCAGTGGTTTTGGCCGGCAGCGATGTCGAGGGGAGTGCGCTGACATTCGGCATCGCCAGCCAGCCTGCGAGCGGCACGCTAAGCGGCACGCCGCCGAACCTGACCTATGTGCCGAACAACAATTTCTCCGGTAGCGACAGCTTCACTTTCCGGGTGAACGACGGGACGGTGAACTCGGCCACGGCGACGGTGAGCATCACCATCACCACCACCAACCGGGCACCGGTGGCGCAGGTGAGATCGGTGTTCACGCTGATGAACAAATCGCTTCCGGTCGTTCTTGCGGGAACCGATGCGGACGCGAATCCGCTTACGTTCCGGATTGTCAGCGGACCCACGAACGGGGTGTTGCTGGGAACGCCGCCCAATCTAACCTACAAGCCGAACACGAGCTACAAGGGCGATGATCGTTTCTCTTACGTGGTGAACGATGGCATTCTGGACTCGGCGGTGGCTTTGGTTGCGATCGATGTCCGCGGCAAGAATACGAAGCCGTCCGCGAACTCCTCCGCGGCGACCTCGCTTCAGAATGCGTGGGTGGGAACTCCGCTAAGCGGGGTGGATCCTGAAGGCGACGCGCTAACCTTCACGGTGGTGAAGGGGCCGAAGAACGGGAAGCTGGTGGGGACATCGCCCCATTTGATGTACATGCCGAACTACGGGTTCAAGGGAAAGGATAGCTACACCTTCCGGGCGAGTGACGGTCTGCTCAGTTCGAATGTGGCGACGGTATCGATCGAGGTAGTCAATCCGAACAACCGGGCTCCGGTGATCACTTCCCGGACTCTGACGACGCCGGCGAACAAGCCGATCGTGGTTACTCTCAACGCGCACGATTCCGATGGCGATCCGCTGACCTACCGGGTTCTCACGAAGCCGGCCAGCGGCAAGCTCTCGGGGAAAGGGAGCAAGCTGACTTACAAGCCCGCGAAGGGATTCATGGGAAGTGTCTCATTTACCTACGTGGCCAATGACGGAGTTACCGACTCGGCGGCCGGGACCGTGACGATCAACGTGGTGAATCCGAGCACCATGGCCTCATCCGCGGCGAATTCGAGTCAGAAGGCTGCGAGCAAGCCGGTGGATCCGCGACTTCTATTGACGACCGAGCCTTCGCGGCCGGATGGCTTGACGCTGACGGCTTCGGGCGGCGCGGGTGACATCTGGGTTCTCGAGAGCTCTCCGGACCTCCTGGAATGGACTCCTATCGGTGAGGTCGAGATCGGCGATCAAGGAGTGACCACGCTGGAAATGCCTCTACCCGCCGGAAAGAAGAGCGAGTTCTACCGACTGAACAGCCCGGTGAAGTGA